From Methanosarcina lacustris Z-7289, one genomic window encodes:
- a CDS encoding tubulin-like doman-containing protein: MKRVDDDSSQSFKYPPNLTIVGVGGCGKKLAREICDNDWLLHYYSNDVNRLKIYTMDTDANESAEDQRWETKIMEKVDNLEGAGNIEFKSYYLPNLANITHVSDLTSAEVSASIKRSRSIKTWWLNDTENDGVTFQDLKRLDHFIMDDFGGGVHRRRAVSKAILYKVLSEGQANGFPTFSNPGVTAIIVGIGGGTGSGMFIDLARYIKEKRDDAIYLFAVLPTTKEGEKEQLNAAISLTELEYLNVSHDERLFDHVIFTSLGPTEYTNGQYELEEVDEFDSVFPQILTNFFHIERSDLNLSDARKSYSSFIFADSHVIEYPVEELRELKEQYSQIIHELGEIDAVRKNVNEIIEGLLIKFNISGEATPTMEVFEFIKTEYRNIEKVWTNNIAKLLNYHSVEQIEEFIKYNISEIQFEKIGTYNDLTSYISRVNNFAQGVAQEKLKDEIDKKLFHLIPEALETLVKNASLFRRVAAVENEDCRSVMINILKGKKDIPPLLGAMNARSQEIQILNTKLKSTEPKMAELNSLPIEVDKKIKDKLNDIDLDLESYAKLNRNIKYLPDNEQKLKETLDRYIDQLSTGKVRGNDKNSWFLSAGTKDIRMEIEAISKENECDLESLSRFIDSVTNYYFYKYKMKEVERGGLRAIILGKKKQLIKKYKEHAGKEEDYIKSNMKYWAIHIDTPFDIIIPDNFLTIDLIKKVEVLRERICNSIFADLNTNNIDSEKLDEIFASDDRVKIRQFLRENLTELHLEAANYFTSMDELNKYIKDINKEIEEKQLQYDMLDKVDATNTETFSSRKNFNLHYEYFHEHFELINKKIEAGKRTKKGIYKTKFGSVNPQILSLVEGKSDTNAIPDMGNLDMDKNGKLELDKLINLAKSTYQDLFESRKLGVNSLKISIGETERWTFGKAALVVSSTSGYVRSELMKSMISKDINQSLSLKKPNDSLLTPHGHTKPWEIALTFFAASSFLDNIYPLVAGGGYWEIYARNKENILHHVLKLQDGEYITRDVLLSSEAAGKIANNERIEEIPQEIKSLYKTKSLKEALKLENK; the protein is encoded by the coding sequence ATGAAAAGGGTAGATGACGATTCGAGTCAATCTTTTAAGTACCCTCCAAACCTGACAATTGTGGGTGTAGGAGGATGCGGGAAAAAACTTGCTCGTGAAATATGCGATAACGATTGGTTACTTCACTACTACTCCAATGATGTGAACAGGCTTAAGATTTATACGATGGATACGGACGCCAATGAATCTGCAGAGGATCAGCGGTGGGAAACAAAAATCATGGAGAAAGTAGATAATCTGGAGGGAGCGGGAAACATCGAATTTAAGTCCTACTATCTACCAAACCTTGCAAATATTACACATGTATCCGATTTAACCAGCGCTGAAGTTTCAGCAAGCATAAAAAGATCCCGCTCGATCAAAACGTGGTGGTTGAATGATACCGAAAACGATGGAGTTACTTTCCAGGACCTGAAACGTCTTGATCACTTTATCATGGATGATTTCGGGGGTGGTGTGCATCGCAGAAGAGCTGTTTCAAAAGCCATTCTGTATAAAGTTTTGAGTGAAGGACAGGCAAATGGGTTCCCTACCTTTTCGAATCCTGGAGTCACAGCCATCATAGTCGGGATTGGGGGAGGGACTGGCTCAGGCATGTTCATAGACCTTGCAAGATATATCAAGGAAAAAAGGGACGATGCCATCTATCTCTTTGCAGTACTTCCAACAACAAAAGAAGGAGAAAAAGAACAGCTTAATGCTGCCATTTCCCTTACAGAGCTTGAATACTTAAACGTGTCTCACGATGAGAGACTTTTTGATCATGTAATATTTACGTCTCTGGGTCCCACGGAGTATACCAACGGGCAGTATGAGCTGGAAGAAGTAGATGAATTTGATTCTGTCTTCCCGCAGATTCTTACTAACTTCTTCCATATAGAGAGAAGTGATCTTAACCTTAGTGACGCAAGAAAATCCTATTCTTCTTTTATTTTTGCCGATTCGCATGTAATCGAATACCCCGTAGAAGAGTTAAGGGAATTAAAGGAGCAGTACAGCCAGATTATTCATGAACTGGGAGAAATCGATGCTGTCAGGAAAAATGTAAACGAGATTATTGAAGGTCTCCTTATTAAGTTCAACATCAGTGGAGAAGCCACTCCAACGATGGAAGTCTTTGAGTTCATAAAAACTGAATATAGAAATATTGAAAAAGTGTGGACAAACAACATCGCAAAACTGCTTAATTACCATAGTGTGGAACAAATAGAGGAATTTATTAAATATAACATTTCAGAGATTCAATTTGAAAAGATTGGAACCTATAATGACCTGACATCCTATATTTCCCGAGTTAATAATTTTGCTCAGGGCGTTGCGCAGGAGAAACTTAAAGATGAAATCGATAAAAAATTATTCCATTTGATTCCAGAAGCCCTCGAGACTCTGGTAAAAAATGCAAGTTTATTCAGGCGGGTTGCAGCGGTTGAGAATGAAGATTGCAGGTCTGTAATGATTAATATCCTGAAAGGGAAAAAGGATATACCTCCTCTTCTTGGAGCAATGAACGCCAGGAGTCAGGAAATCCAAATTCTGAACACGAAGCTGAAATCGACCGAGCCGAAAATGGCCGAGCTAAATTCTCTGCCCATCGAGGTCGACAAAAAGATCAAAGATAAATTAAATGATATTGATCTTGACCTTGAGTCCTATGCAAAACTTAACCGGAATATCAAATACCTCCCGGATAATGAACAAAAATTGAAAGAAACATTAGATCGGTATATCGATCAATTGAGTACCGGGAAAGTTAGAGGTAACGATAAAAATAGCTGGTTTTTGTCTGCTGGCACTAAAGATATCAGGATGGAAATTGAGGCTATCTCAAAAGAGAACGAATGTGACCTTGAAAGCTTAAGCAGGTTTATTGATTCCGTTACCAATTATTATTTTTATAAATATAAGATGAAAGAAGTTGAAAGGGGCGGCTTGCGTGCAATTATACTTGGGAAGAAAAAACAACTAATAAAAAAATATAAAGAGCACGCCGGGAAAGAAGAAGATTATATCAAATCAAACATGAAATACTGGGCCATTCATATCGATACACCCTTTGACATCATCATACCTGATAATTTTTTAACCATTGATTTAATTAAAAAGGTTGAAGTTCTTCGAGAAAGGATCTGTAATTCTATATTTGCAGATTTAAATACAAATAATATCGACAGTGAAAAACTTGACGAAATATTTGCATCCGATGACAGGGTAAAAATCAGGCAGTTTTTGCGAGAAAATCTGACAGAACTCCATTTAGAAGCTGCTAATTACTTCACCAGTATGGATGAGTTAAATAAATACATTAAAGATATAAATAAAGAAATTGAAGAAAAGCAACTGCAGTATGATATGCTTGATAAAGTCGATGCCACCAATACGGAAACATTTTCAAGCCGAAAAAATTTCAATCTGCATTATGAGTATTTCCATGAACATTTTGAGCTGATCAATAAAAAAATAGAAGCCGGAAAAAGGACGAAAAAAGGCATATACAAAACCAAATTTGGAAGTGTCAATCCCCAGATCCTGTCTCTTGTGGAAGGCAAGTCTGATACAAATGCCATTCCTGATATGGGCAACCTTGACATGGACAAAAATGGGAAATTAGAACTTGATAAACTCATAAACCTCGCAAAATCCACATATCAGGACCTGTTTGAAAGCAGGAAACTTGGAGTAAATTCTTTAAAAATTTCAATCGGTGAGACCGAAAGGTGGACTTTTGGAAAAGCTGCTTTAGTTGTATCATCAACTTCCGGATATGTACGTTCTGAGCTCATGAAAAGCATGATCAGTAAAGATATCAATCAGAGCCTGTCTTTGAAAAAACCTAATGATTCCCTGCTTACTCCCCATGGACATACAAAACCCTGGGAGATTGCTCTGACCTTTTTTGCCGCATCAAGTTTTCTTGACAACATTTATCCCCTGGTAGCCGGAGGAGGTTACTGGGAAATTTATGCAAGGAATAAGGAAAATATACTGCATCATGTCCTGAAACTTCAGGATGGAGAGTACATAACTCGAGATGTCCTCTTAAGCTCAGAAGCAGCCGGAAAGATTGCAAACAATGAAAGGATAGAGGAAATTCCCCAGGAGATCAAGAGCCTTTATAAAACGAAGTCATTAAAGGAGGCTCTAAAGCTTGAAAATAAGTAG
- a CDS encoding winged helix-turn-helix domain-containing protein, giving the protein MQRRSRTDIAVAILKTANNGAKKTHIVYEVNLNFNIAQKYLEMLKEKELIRNENGIFITTDKGKIFQDIAKEIKL; this is encoded by the coding sequence ATTCAGAGAAGAAGCAGGACTGATATCGCAGTAGCTATTTTAAAAACAGCAAATAATGGGGCAAAGAAAACTCATATCGTTTATGAAGTAAATCTTAACTTCAACATTGCTCAGAAGTATCTGGAAATGTTAAAAGAAAAAGAGCTTATCAGGAATGAAAACGGGATTTTCATCACTACAGATAAAGGAAAGATTTTTCAGGATATAGCTAAGGAAATCAAGCTTTAA